The following coding sequences are from one Salvia hispanica cultivar TCC Black 2014 chromosome 3, UniMelb_Shisp_WGS_1.0, whole genome shotgun sequence window:
- the LOC125210190 gene encoding eukaryotic translation initiation factor 4B1-like codes for MQYGGLGGGFSNYNSSGPNSGRREFEGRRSYGFEDDGRRGPPQQSRVSEFDQPSRVDEVDNWASMKKQTILPDHDSRESRAGGKYTSLGGSSGGASRIDEVDNWASMKKPVSQPQQARNSSFGSGFSRPETDRWTRNERFGSGVSKPESDRWGGRSEQNPSLSLAEKGLDWKKLDLEVEEKKHSVSGGCRSTSSHSTGLESPQVSGSEAPPALGGAGEAIVRQEAG; via the coding sequence ATGCAGTACGGCGGATTGGGCGGCGGCTTTTCCAATTACAACTCCAGCGGCCCTAATTCGGGTCGGAGGGAGTTTGAGGGCCGGAGATCTTACGGATTTGAGGATGATGGGCGGAGGGGGCCTCCGCAACAATCTAGGGTTTCAGAATTCGATCAACCTTCGCGAGTTGATGAGGTGGATAATTGGGCGTCGATGAAGAAGCAAACGATCCTACCTGATCACGATTCGCGTGAATCCCGGGCTGGGGGTAAGTACACCTCACTTGGGGGAAGCAGCGGCGGGGCATCTCGCATCGATGAAGTGGACAATTGGGCGTCTATGAAGAAGCCTGTTTCGCAGCCGCAGCAGGCGAGAAATTCGAGCTTTGGCTCGGGCTTTTCGAGGCCCGAGACTGATCGTTGGACCCGTAATGAGAGATTTGGGTCTGGAGTCTCAAAGCCTGAATCCGACCGGTGGGGGGGTCGGAGTGAGCAAAATCCGAGCTTGAGTTTGGCCGAGAAAGGTTTGGATTGGAAGAAGCTGGACTTGGAGGTTGAAGAGAAGAAACACTCGGTTAGTGGTGGGTGTAGGTCCACAAGTTCTCACTCGACTGGTCTGGAGTCTCCGCAGGTGAGCGGGTCAGAGGCACCTCCTGCATTGGGTGGAGCTGGTGAAGCTATAGTGAGACAAGAAGCtggataa